One window of Paenibacillus sp. FSL K6-3182 genomic DNA carries:
- a CDS encoding extracellular solute-binding protein, translating to MKKIWVIVIALALILSACSSKGNKGNELSPNSEGKESTDSNNESGTKNPDSGNKSIKVLLSHAEAEYAKTVKAEDSYIKELNKLSGYNLSFDFLGHSDYDQQLSLRFVSGELADLVRTPSIDSTIHKDAVEQGIFKELGSLIDQYGPNLKKRIPETAWNSPRVQKDGKIYGIPVLVGTANDRIGFIRQDWLDKLNLKQPETIDEWLNYFEQVKVQDVNGNGDPDDEYGYTMFEGVGWSSMFFGSFGVDPGTWHMQDGKLIPDMISPKMKEAIEFYRMLYEKGYVNRDLFTKKEADFRADIYNGKSGSFAAAVYQYTPDFSATNAPKKFVNEPDKVEISMVAPPAGPRGERGLGPVSDGIYFVWVIPDKVKNPEEIIKYLDWAWSDPEADKFFAYGIEGSNYTDEGGELKYDVSAPVNADKNAFQMFQLSINPREIGFNNDLVLKTLPESEKIIAGYKLSADIAMPHDSLYMPPLVTFQNNPEISTWGTMFVEMFSKIMTGSQPIDAFDKFVADWNKRGGDKAIDEATQWYNAFHK from the coding sequence ATGAAGAAAATTTGGGTTATCGTCATCGCATTAGCACTCATTCTTTCCGCGTGTTCTAGTAAGGGAAACAAAGGAAACGAGCTCAGTCCGAATAGTGAAGGGAAAGAAAGCACCGATAGTAATAATGAAAGCGGTACCAAAAACCCGGATTCGGGCAATAAATCCATAAAGGTACTGCTTTCCCATGCAGAAGCGGAGTATGCCAAAACTGTAAAAGCAGAAGATTCCTATATCAAAGAATTAAACAAGTTATCGGGTTATAATCTCAGTTTTGATTTTCTTGGACATTCAGACTACGATCAACAGCTCTCTCTGCGTTTTGTTTCTGGGGAATTGGCTGATTTGGTCCGGACGCCCAGTATCGATTCTACCATTCATAAGGATGCGGTTGAACAGGGTATCTTCAAAGAATTAGGTTCCTTGATTGATCAGTACGGTCCAAACCTCAAAAAACGCATTCCCGAAACCGCATGGAACAGTCCACGTGTACAAAAGGACGGGAAAATTTACGGCATTCCAGTTCTTGTCGGAACGGCAAACGACAGAATCGGTTTTATCCGCCAGGATTGGCTCGACAAACTTAACCTAAAGCAACCGGAAACGATTGACGAGTGGCTCAACTATTTCGAGCAGGTTAAGGTTCAGGATGTGAACGGAAATGGTGATCCGGACGACGAATACGGCTATACGATGTTTGAGGGAGTGGGATGGAGCTCGATGTTCTTCGGATCGTTTGGTGTTGATCCCGGAACCTGGCACATGCAGGATGGCAAGCTAATTCCTGATATGATCAGCCCTAAGATGAAGGAAGCAATTGAATTTTATAGAATGCTATATGAGAAAGGTTATGTCAATCGTGATTTGTTCACGAAGAAGGAAGCGGATTTCCGCGCAGATATTTATAACGGCAAGTCGGGAAGCTTTGCTGCCGCTGTCTATCAATACACACCAGACTTCAGTGCAACCAATGCACCGAAGAAGTTTGTCAACGAGCCGGACAAGGTCGAAATCTCGATGGTTGCTCCACCGGCGGGACCTAGAGGCGAAAGAGGCTTGGGACCCGTGTCCGACGGCATTTATTTCGTATGGGTGATTCCTGACAAAGTTAAAAATCCCGAAGAAATCATCAAGTATCTCGATTGGGCATGGAGTGATCCGGAGGCTGATAAGTTTTTCGCCTATGGAATTGAGGGCTCCAACTATACCGACGAAGGCGGAGAGCTCAAATATGATGTTTCGGCTCCCGTGAATGCGGACAAAAATGCGTTCCAAATGTTCCAATTGTCCATCAACCCCCGTGAAATCGGGTTCAACAACGATCTGGTATTAAAAACGCTGCCGGAATCGGAAAAGATAATTGCAGGCTATAAGCTCTCGGCGGATATTGCAATGCCGCATGATAGTCTGTATATGCCGCCGCTTGTCACCTTCCAGAATAACCCGGAGATATCGACTTGGGGAACGATGTTCGTCGAGATGTTCTCCAAGATCATGACGGGAAGTCAACCGATCGATGCCTTTGACAAATTTGTTGCGGACTGGAATAAACGCGGCGGAGATAAAGCAATTGATGAAGCAACGCAATGGTATAATGCGTTCCATAAATAA
- a CDS encoding ABC transporter permease subunit, which yields MNRRLVLRDKWILILFALPGLLYFLIFKYVPLLGNVIAFQDYNIFKGILHSPWVGFAQFRRMFGFEDFYEVFRNSAKLGVYSLLFGFPAPIILALLLNELKSMAFKRIVQTVVYMPHFLSWVIVGSIFINLLSYDGIINTIASQMGIEKIDYVTQGNTFIAVLISTGIWKEVGWGTILYLAALSGINPNFYEAAMVDGASRWRQMWSITLPLLMPTMVVVLLLSIGHILDANVEQVLIFLNPLVRDVGEVFDTYVYTFGLVGGQYSYTTAIALFKAVVGIVLVFGLNALSRKTTGESLY from the coding sequence ATGAATAGGCGGTTAGTTTTACGCGACAAATGGATTCTCATCTTGTTCGCTTTGCCTGGATTGCTCTATTTTTTAATATTCAAATACGTTCCACTACTTGGCAATGTCATTGCCTTTCAGGACTATAACATCTTCAAAGGAATTTTACACAGCCCGTGGGTTGGCTTTGCTCAATTCAGGCGGATGTTCGGTTTCGAAGATTTTTATGAAGTGTTTCGCAACTCGGCGAAGCTTGGCGTCTATTCGCTGTTGTTCGGTTTCCCTGCACCGATCATCTTAGCGTTGCTGCTGAATGAACTGAAATCGATGGCGTTTAAGAGAATCGTACAAACTGTTGTCTACATGCCTCACTTCTTGTCATGGGTTATCGTCGGATCAATCTTCATTAATCTACTTTCTTACGATGGCATTATTAATACAATAGCTAGTCAAATGGGTATAGAAAAGATTGACTATGTAACGCAAGGAAACACTTTTATAGCCGTACTGATATCCACTGGAATCTGGAAAGAGGTTGGGTGGGGCACCATTCTCTATCTGGCGGCACTATCCGGAATTAATCCGAATTTCTACGAAGCTGCCATGGTTGACGGCGCCAGCAGATGGAGACAAATGTGGAGCATTACACTGCCCTTATTGATGCCGACGATGGTTGTCGTACTGCTTCTCTCGATTGGGCATATTTTGGACGCGAATGTAGAGCAGGTGCTGATTTTCCTGAATCCGCTAGTTAGGGATGTTGGAGAAGTGTTCGATACGTATGTATATACTTTCGGTTTGGTAGGCGGCCAGTACAGCTATACGACAGCAATTGCCTTATTTAAAGCCGTGGTAGGC